One stretch of Archocentrus centrarchus isolate MPI-CPG fArcCen1 chromosome 5, fArcCen1, whole genome shotgun sequence DNA includes these proteins:
- the tead3b gene encoding TEA domain family member 3 b isoform X1 has protein sequence MDGDAEGVWSPDIEQSFQEALAIYPPCGRRKIILSDEGKMYGRNELIARYIKLRTGKTRTRKQVSSHIQVLARKKVREYQAGIKAMNLDQASKDKALQNMAALSSAQIVSPSIINKHLPPLPPAPYPPARFWPAQIPGQPGPSQELVLDFNPGRTPGLGRTSHAIKPFAQPPYSSLPSSVNPPIPNYEPLAPPPAPSATAVPVWQDRTIASSKLRLLEYSAFMEVQRDPDNYSKHLFVHIGQTNPSYSDPLLEAVDIRQIYDKFPEKKGGLKELYEKGPQNAFFLVKFWADLNSSGMPDGPGSFYGVSSQYSSIENMTITVSTKVCSFGKQVVEKVETEYARLEGGKCVYRIHRSPMCEYMINFIHKLKHLPEKYMMNSVLENFTILQVVTNRDTQETLLCIAFVFEVSTSEHGAQYHVYRLVKD, from the exons GTCGCAATGAATTAATAGCACGATACATCAAGCTGAGAACAGGCAAAACCCGGACAAGAAAACAG GTGTCTAGTCACATACAGGTGTTAGCACGGAAGAAAGTTCGTGAATACCAGGCGGGTATAAAG GCGATGAATTTG GATCAGGCATCTAAAGACAAAGCCCTGCAGAACATGGCAGCGCTGTCGTCTGCACAGATTGTCTCTCCaagtataataaataaacatcttCCACCACTGCCTCCTGCCCCGTACCCACCAGCCAGA TTCTGGCCTGCTCAAATCCCAGGACAGCCTGGACCTTCTCAGGA GCTGGTTCTAGATTTCAACCCGGGAAGGACTCCTGGGCTTGGCCGTACCAGCCATGC TATCAAACCATTTGCACAGCCCCCATACTCAAGCCTACCGAGTTCTGTAAACCCACCCATACCAA ATTATGAGCCCTTGGCGCCACCTCCTGCTCCATCTGCTACTGCAGTGCCAGTGTGGCAGGATCGGACCATTGCCTCCTCTAAGCTGCGGCTGCTGGAGTACTCAGCCTTCATGGAGGTCCAGAGAGACCCAGACAAC TACAGCAAACACCTGTTTGTCCACATTGGACAGACCAATCCCTCCTACAGCGATCCACTCCTTGAGGCTGTGGACATTCGGCAGATCTACGACAAGTTCCCTGAGAAGAAGGGTGGGCTCAAAGAGCTTTATGAGAAAGGGCCCCAGAATGCCTTCTTCCTAGTAAAGTTCTGG GCTGATCTGAACAGCAGCGGTATGCCAGATGGCCCAGGTTCATTCTACGGTGTCAGCAGCCAATACAGCAGCATTGAGAACATGACCATCACTGTTTCAACCAAAGTCTGCTCATTTGGCAAGCAGGTTGTCGAGAAAGTGGAG ACAGAGTACGCCCGCCTAGAGGGAGGCAAGTGTGTTTACAGGATCCACCGCTCTCCCATGTGCGAGTACATGATCAACTTTATCCACAAACTCAAACACTTGCCTGAAAAATACATGATGAACAGTGTTCTTGAAAACTTCACTATCCTACAG GTGGTGACAAATCGCGACACCCAGGAGACCTTGCTCTGTATAGCATTTGTTTTTGAGGTTTCCACAAGTGAGCACGGAGCTCAGTATCACGTCTACAGACTTGTTAAAGACTAA
- the tead3b gene encoding TEA domain family member 3 b isoform X3 — protein MDGDAEGVWSPDIEQSFQEALAIYPPCGRRKIILSDEGKMYGRNELIARYIKLRTGKTRTRKQVSSHIQVLARKKVREYQAGIKDQASKDKALQNMAALSSAQIVSPSIINKHLPPLPPAPYPPARFWPAQIPGQPGPSQELVLDFNPGRTPGLGRTSHAIKPFAQPPYSSLPSSVNPPIPNYEPLAPPPAPSATAVPVWQDRTIASSKLRLLEYSAFMEVQRDPDNYSKHLFVHIGQTNPSYSDPLLEAVDIRQIYDKFPEKKGGLKELYEKGPQNAFFLVKFWADLNSSGMPDGPGSFYGVSSQYSSIENMTITVSTKVCSFGKQVVEKVETEYARLEGGKCVYRIHRSPMCEYMINFIHKLKHLPEKYMMNSVLENFTILQVVTNRDTQETLLCIAFVFEVSTSEHGAQYHVYRLVKD, from the exons GTCGCAATGAATTAATAGCACGATACATCAAGCTGAGAACAGGCAAAACCCGGACAAGAAAACAG GTGTCTAGTCACATACAGGTGTTAGCACGGAAGAAAGTTCGTGAATACCAGGCGGGTATAAAG GATCAGGCATCTAAAGACAAAGCCCTGCAGAACATGGCAGCGCTGTCGTCTGCACAGATTGTCTCTCCaagtataataaataaacatcttCCACCACTGCCTCCTGCCCCGTACCCACCAGCCAGA TTCTGGCCTGCTCAAATCCCAGGACAGCCTGGACCTTCTCAGGA GCTGGTTCTAGATTTCAACCCGGGAAGGACTCCTGGGCTTGGCCGTACCAGCCATGC TATCAAACCATTTGCACAGCCCCCATACTCAAGCCTACCGAGTTCTGTAAACCCACCCATACCAA ATTATGAGCCCTTGGCGCCACCTCCTGCTCCATCTGCTACTGCAGTGCCAGTGTGGCAGGATCGGACCATTGCCTCCTCTAAGCTGCGGCTGCTGGAGTACTCAGCCTTCATGGAGGTCCAGAGAGACCCAGACAAC TACAGCAAACACCTGTTTGTCCACATTGGACAGACCAATCCCTCCTACAGCGATCCACTCCTTGAGGCTGTGGACATTCGGCAGATCTACGACAAGTTCCCTGAGAAGAAGGGTGGGCTCAAAGAGCTTTATGAGAAAGGGCCCCAGAATGCCTTCTTCCTAGTAAAGTTCTGG GCTGATCTGAACAGCAGCGGTATGCCAGATGGCCCAGGTTCATTCTACGGTGTCAGCAGCCAATACAGCAGCATTGAGAACATGACCATCACTGTTTCAACCAAAGTCTGCTCATTTGGCAAGCAGGTTGTCGAGAAAGTGGAG ACAGAGTACGCCCGCCTAGAGGGAGGCAAGTGTGTTTACAGGATCCACCGCTCTCCCATGTGCGAGTACATGATCAACTTTATCCACAAACTCAAACACTTGCCTGAAAAATACATGATGAACAGTGTTCTTGAAAACTTCACTATCCTACAG GTGGTGACAAATCGCGACACCCAGGAGACCTTGCTCTGTATAGCATTTGTTTTTGAGGTTTCCACAAGTGAGCACGGAGCTCAGTATCACGTCTACAGACTTGTTAAAGACTAA
- the tead3b gene encoding TEA domain family member 3 b isoform X2 has translation MDGDAEGVWSPDIEQSFQEALAIYPPCGRRKIILSDEGKMYGRNELIARYIKLRTGKTRTRKQVSSHLQVLARRKSREIQSKLKAMNLDQASKDKALQNMAALSSAQIVSPSIINKHLPPLPPAPYPPARFWPAQIPGQPGPSQELVLDFNPGRTPGLGRTSHAIKPFAQPPYSSLPSSVNPPIPNYEPLAPPPAPSATAVPVWQDRTIASSKLRLLEYSAFMEVQRDPDNYSKHLFVHIGQTNPSYSDPLLEAVDIRQIYDKFPEKKGGLKELYEKGPQNAFFLVKFWADLNSSGMPDGPGSFYGVSSQYSSIENMTITVSTKVCSFGKQVVEKVETEYARLEGGKCVYRIHRSPMCEYMINFIHKLKHLPEKYMMNSVLENFTILQVVTNRDTQETLLCIAFVFEVSTSEHGAQYHVYRLVKD, from the exons GTCGCAATGAATTAATAGCACGATACATCAAGCTGAGAACAGGCAAAACCCGGACAAGAAAACAG GTTTCTAGCCACTTGCAGGTTCTCGCCCGGAGAAAATCTCGCGAGATCCAGTCAAAGCTAAAG GCGATGAATTTG GATCAGGCATCTAAAGACAAAGCCCTGCAGAACATGGCAGCGCTGTCGTCTGCACAGATTGTCTCTCCaagtataataaataaacatcttCCACCACTGCCTCCTGCCCCGTACCCACCAGCCAGA TTCTGGCCTGCTCAAATCCCAGGACAGCCTGGACCTTCTCAGGA GCTGGTTCTAGATTTCAACCCGGGAAGGACTCCTGGGCTTGGCCGTACCAGCCATGC TATCAAACCATTTGCACAGCCCCCATACTCAAGCCTACCGAGTTCTGTAAACCCACCCATACCAA ATTATGAGCCCTTGGCGCCACCTCCTGCTCCATCTGCTACTGCAGTGCCAGTGTGGCAGGATCGGACCATTGCCTCCTCTAAGCTGCGGCTGCTGGAGTACTCAGCCTTCATGGAGGTCCAGAGAGACCCAGACAAC TACAGCAAACACCTGTTTGTCCACATTGGACAGACCAATCCCTCCTACAGCGATCCACTCCTTGAGGCTGTGGACATTCGGCAGATCTACGACAAGTTCCCTGAGAAGAAGGGTGGGCTCAAAGAGCTTTATGAGAAAGGGCCCCAGAATGCCTTCTTCCTAGTAAAGTTCTGG GCTGATCTGAACAGCAGCGGTATGCCAGATGGCCCAGGTTCATTCTACGGTGTCAGCAGCCAATACAGCAGCATTGAGAACATGACCATCACTGTTTCAACCAAAGTCTGCTCATTTGGCAAGCAGGTTGTCGAGAAAGTGGAG ACAGAGTACGCCCGCCTAGAGGGAGGCAAGTGTGTTTACAGGATCCACCGCTCTCCCATGTGCGAGTACATGATCAACTTTATCCACAAACTCAAACACTTGCCTGAAAAATACATGATGAACAGTGTTCTTGAAAACTTCACTATCCTACAG GTGGTGACAAATCGCGACACCCAGGAGACCTTGCTCTGTATAGCATTTGTTTTTGAGGTTTCCACAAGTGAGCACGGAGCTCAGTATCACGTCTACAGACTTGTTAAAGACTAA
- the tead3b gene encoding TEA domain family member 3 b isoform X4 → MDGDAEGVWSPDIEQSFQEALAIYPPCGRRKIILSDEGKMYGRNELIARYIKLRTGKTRTRKQVSSHLQVLARRKSREIQSKLKDQASKDKALQNMAALSSAQIVSPSIINKHLPPLPPAPYPPARFWPAQIPGQPGPSQELVLDFNPGRTPGLGRTSHAIKPFAQPPYSSLPSSVNPPIPNYEPLAPPPAPSATAVPVWQDRTIASSKLRLLEYSAFMEVQRDPDNYSKHLFVHIGQTNPSYSDPLLEAVDIRQIYDKFPEKKGGLKELYEKGPQNAFFLVKFWADLNSSGMPDGPGSFYGVSSQYSSIENMTITVSTKVCSFGKQVVEKVETEYARLEGGKCVYRIHRSPMCEYMINFIHKLKHLPEKYMMNSVLENFTILQVVTNRDTQETLLCIAFVFEVSTSEHGAQYHVYRLVKD, encoded by the exons GTCGCAATGAATTAATAGCACGATACATCAAGCTGAGAACAGGCAAAACCCGGACAAGAAAACAG GTTTCTAGCCACTTGCAGGTTCTCGCCCGGAGAAAATCTCGCGAGATCCAGTCAAAGCTAAAG GATCAGGCATCTAAAGACAAAGCCCTGCAGAACATGGCAGCGCTGTCGTCTGCACAGATTGTCTCTCCaagtataataaataaacatcttCCACCACTGCCTCCTGCCCCGTACCCACCAGCCAGA TTCTGGCCTGCTCAAATCCCAGGACAGCCTGGACCTTCTCAGGA GCTGGTTCTAGATTTCAACCCGGGAAGGACTCCTGGGCTTGGCCGTACCAGCCATGC TATCAAACCATTTGCACAGCCCCCATACTCAAGCCTACCGAGTTCTGTAAACCCACCCATACCAA ATTATGAGCCCTTGGCGCCACCTCCTGCTCCATCTGCTACTGCAGTGCCAGTGTGGCAGGATCGGACCATTGCCTCCTCTAAGCTGCGGCTGCTGGAGTACTCAGCCTTCATGGAGGTCCAGAGAGACCCAGACAAC TACAGCAAACACCTGTTTGTCCACATTGGACAGACCAATCCCTCCTACAGCGATCCACTCCTTGAGGCTGTGGACATTCGGCAGATCTACGACAAGTTCCCTGAGAAGAAGGGTGGGCTCAAAGAGCTTTATGAGAAAGGGCCCCAGAATGCCTTCTTCCTAGTAAAGTTCTGG GCTGATCTGAACAGCAGCGGTATGCCAGATGGCCCAGGTTCATTCTACGGTGTCAGCAGCCAATACAGCAGCATTGAGAACATGACCATCACTGTTTCAACCAAAGTCTGCTCATTTGGCAAGCAGGTTGTCGAGAAAGTGGAG ACAGAGTACGCCCGCCTAGAGGGAGGCAAGTGTGTTTACAGGATCCACCGCTCTCCCATGTGCGAGTACATGATCAACTTTATCCACAAACTCAAACACTTGCCTGAAAAATACATGATGAACAGTGTTCTTGAAAACTTCACTATCCTACAG GTGGTGACAAATCGCGACACCCAGGAGACCTTGCTCTGTATAGCATTTGTTTTTGAGGTTTCCACAAGTGAGCACGGAGCTCAGTATCACGTCTACAGACTTGTTAAAGACTAA
- the smpd2b gene encoding sphingomyelin phosphodiesterase 2: MVNTESISVRVFSLNCWGIRYLSKYCPERYAMIGEMLAKEEYDIVLLQEVWSEKDYLYLKKKLASCHPHSHYFKSGVIGSGLAIFSKHRIHDTFLYRYSLNGYPYMAHHGDWFGGKAVGMAVLNLGSLTVNVYVTHLHAEYCREKDSYLPHRIVQAWELQQFIRHTSAGADVVIVGGDLNMHPQDLGNRLLRAYTGLRDSYVETAKFDGCENGMTLIADNPFISKKELVPFEKGIRIDYILFKGSSETDIYCDSMSTTKGSVPDRSFPYSDHEALTAELRLGVHIPTETGSDRQSKKEDSATGKLAELVDIVTEARTEVKVGLHCAEMMRYTAARTGIMGLALLFLELVIAAVPYLALGAEQPFPRTSFYLLAALCFAILLVTSLLYIFYTMELKSLQGAEDQMRLAIGSLQEKLRGFPLAGLHNPPRRPPEGQQRSAFEPEE, encoded by the exons ATGGTTAACACAGAGTCTATCAGTGTGCGGGTCTTCTCTCTGAACTGCTG GGGGATCCGATATCTAAGCAAATACTGTCCTGAGCGCTATGCCATGATTGGAGAAATGTTGGCTAAGGAAGAGTATGATATTGTCTTACTGCAAGAG GTGTGGAGCGAGAAAGACTATCTCTACTTGAAAAAGAAACTTGCTTCCTGTCATCCTCACTCCCATTACTTCAAAAG TGGAGTCATAGGCAGTGGGCTGGCCATTTTCTCCAAGCACAGAATCCATGATACCTTTCTTTATCGCTACTCACTGAATGGTTATCCTTACATG GCTCACCATGGAGACTGGTTCGGTGGTAAAGCTGTTGGGATGGCTGTCCTAAACCTTGGGAGCCTGACTGTAAACGTCTATGTCACTCAT CTGCATGCAGAGTACTGCAGAGAGAAGGACTCTTATCTACCTCACAGAATAGTTCAAGCCTGGGAGCTGCAGCAGTTCATTCG CCACACCTCTGCTGGAGCAGATGTGGTTATTGTTGGTGGTGATCTCAACATGCATCCTCAGGACCTTGGGAACAGACTACTGAGGGCTTACACTGGACTGCGAGACTCTTATGTAGAAACAGCTAAATTTGAC GGGTGTGAGAATGGTATGACTCTAATAGCAGACAACCCTTTTATCAGTAAAAAGGAGCTTGTACCTTTTGAGAAGGGAATTCGAATTGACTACATCCTATTCAAG GGTTCTTCCGAAACCGACATTTATTGTGATTCCATGTCCACCACCAAAGGCTCCGTTCCTGACCGTTCTTTCCCGTACTCCGACCATGAGGCTCTAACTGCTGAACTGAGGCTGGGGGTGCACATTCccactgaaacaggaagtgacagacAATCAAAGAAGGAGGACTCTGCGACAG GGAAGCTGGCTGAGTTGGTGGACATTGTGACTGAGGCCCGCACAGAAGTCAAAGTGGGCTTGCACTGTGCCGAAATGATGCGCTACACAGCAGCACGCACTGGAATAATGGGATTGGCTCTGCTGTTCCTGGAGTTGGTCATCGCAGCGGTGCCGTACTTGGCTCTGGGAGCAGAACAGCCGTTCCCTCGTACCTCCTTCTACCTGCTGGCTGCGCTGTGCTTTGCCATCCTGCTGGTCACCTCTCTGCTGTACATCTTTTACACCATGGAGCTGAAATCACTTCAGGGGGCTGAAGACCAGATGAGGCTGGCTATAGGTAGTCTGCAAGAGAAGCTTAGGGGTTTTCCTCTGGCTGGGCTTCATAATCCTCCACGGAGGCCCCCAGAGGGTCAGCAGCGCAGTGCCTTTGAGCCAGAGGAGTAA